In the Deferribacter desulfuricans SSM1 genome, AAAATCTTTTAAACCCACTTTCTACCTCCAGTGTTCGCTAAACTAAACTAATTAGATTATTGTGAACAGTAAATCAATGATAAAAGCTGAAGCAATATTCATGGTTTTGCTATTTTTTGTTATTCGTTAGGAATCTGATAATGGCATTTCTTTCGGAACTGTTTACATTTGCACCATAGCTGTTCATCTTTTTAATAATTTTTTTCCATCCTTTTTTATTTAATTTCTTTTTAAAAATAATCTCTGTTCCGTGACAGTTTGTGCATTTTGTGTAAAAAATATCTTCATCAGACATGGAATATACTAATGTTGTTAAAAAGATAGAAAATAATAAAATTAACACTATTTTTTTCATTGGATCCTCCGAAAAAGTTCTAAAGATTTTATACATTATGTCGATAAATAAATCAAGACATGGAGGTTGGATCTATGGATGCGCTAAGGATTGGCGGCATAATGAGTGGTTTAGATACAAATAGCATCGTTGATACACTGGTGAAGCAGGCAAGAATCCCTATAGATAATTTACAAGCAAAATATGATTTAAAAACGTTGGAAAAAAATGTTTATCAGGATATCAGCACAGATTTGGTTAATTTAAAAACCGATTTATTATCATTAAAACTTCAAGCAACTTTTAAAAATATGACAGCTTCTTCATCCAATACTTCCATTTTATCAGCAACAGCTACAAGTGAAGCTTCTGTAGGTACTCATACAATAAAGATTAATTCAATTGCTCAAAATTCTTATTGGTTTAGTAATTTTACTCATGCAAAGCTTGTTGAAAGTGGTGCAGGTATTACCTCTATTTCAGGTAAGCCATCTGAACAGATAGAGGGGTTGCACAATATAGATATTTATCAAAATGGTTCTGTATATGTAGCTCATGATAAAATTGAATTGTTAAATCAGCCTTATGTCACAAAATATAATGGTTCTTCAATTGCTGATGCTGACGCAGAGGGCAACCTAACTGTAAATAAATCTGGGACAATATCTTTTGATTATAATGGTAATAGCGTAAATGTTTCAGTATCAGCTAATAGTGGTGATAGTTTAAATAGTGTAGCTAAAAGTATTCAAGATCAATTAAATAGTCAGATTAATAATTTAGAAAATACATCTGGAATCCAGTATGTGTCAGTTAAAGCTAATTATGATGGTTCAAACTGGTCTTTAGCAGTATATAAATTGAAAGCAGATGATAAAAGTTTTTCAATCTCTTCTGATGGAGCAGGTTTAGGTTTATCTTCTGTGACTAAAACTACAGCGAAATATATAGACAATTATATGGCTGCAAATGACTTGGGTTCTTTATTGACCAAGATAAATGACACTAATGGTGCTTTAATAGATGGAGTTACTTTAAGTGCTGATAGTGGTTTGGCTGTTGGTTCATTAAAAATAGTTCAAGATGCGACATTAAATACTAATTATGCAACAAAGACAAAAGTATTAGGAAATACAGTTAGCTCTGGCTCTGGCTTAGATACCTCAGTGGTTGGTTTACAAAATGCAGGTTTTTTAAATACAGTAGATTCAAGCATAAATGGAACTTTTACGATTAATGGGGTTCAAATTACAATTGATGATTATACCAGTATTTCTGTAAACGATTTACTTGCAAAGATAAATAGCTCTGGTGCTGGTGTGACTGCATATTATGACAGCTCTAATGATAGAATTGTTTTAGAGTCCAATGAGGAAGGCTCAAGTAATATATCTTTAGGTGATATATCTGATACTAGTAATGCTTTAACTGTATTAAGGTTATCTGTTGCAGAAGGTGCAACAATTTCTCAAGGCTCCACTAACGGAAATATAGACCCAACAGAAAAACTTAATAGTGCTGGCTTAAATGATACAGTAACTTCAGGGATAGTCACAGTAAATGGAGTTTCTATCTATGTAGATGCATTAAATGATAGCTTGAATGATGTGATTTATAAAATAAATAATTCTGGTGCTGGAGTAACTTTAAGTTATGATTCAACATCTGATAAGGTTTTTGTGAAGTCAAGGGATGTGGATAAAATAACCTTTGGATCAGTGAATGATACAAGTAATCTTTTGGAAGTGTTAAATCTTACTGATGACACGAATGTGGAAAAATCTATGGGGTATGAAGGTGAGTATGCTTCGGTAAATGTTGATGGTATTGATTATATTAGAAAAAGTAATAAAATAGATGATATAATACCTGGTGTAACATTAAATCTATTAAATGCATCCACTGAAACAGTTACTTTAAATGTTTCTGTTGATACTGAAAAGGCAGTAGATGCAGTGGCTACCTTTATCAGTCATTATAATGCTTTGGTGGAGAAACTTAATCCACCAGAGCTTGATGATGAAGATAAAAAATATTTAGATGCTTTAACAGATGATGAAAAATCCAAAATGAGCGAAGAGGAGGTGAAACAGTACGAAGAAAATTGGAAAAAATTTAATACTTACGAGATTATTAGAAAAAGCTCTGAATTGCGTAGTTTAAAGCAAAATTTGAGATCCAACCTCTTAAGCAATATTATAGGTTTAAATGGTAAATATGATTCATTGGTTGATATCGGTATTGATATTGCTGGTGATGGAAATATTGAAATTGAAAAGAAAGGGTATTTATTGGTGGATAGTTCAGATTTTGATACTATCAAAAAGAAACTTCAGGAAAATACTCAGTTTTTGGATGCGTTGAAAAACAATCCAGATGATGTGTATAAGCTTTTTGCGGCAAATGATGATAATGTGCAAGGGTGGGCAAGAAGGTACGAATCTATAATTAATCAATATGTTTCCACAAATGGGGTGATAGACTTAAAAATTAAACCTTTTGGAAGTATTGATAGAGAGTTGTACACACTTGCAAAACAGATTGATACTAAAGAAAGATATGTGGAATCTTATTTAAACAGGTTGTGGCAAAAGTTTTCTAATATGGAGCAAATAATTGCAAATTTGCAAGAGCAGGGTACTTATATAACCCAGCTTTTAGCAAAACAAGGGTCTTAAAGGGGGTGTTATGAAAAATCCTATTAAAACATATTTAAAAAATGAGATTGAAGGTGCTACAAAAGGGAAGCTGGTTTTACTTTTGTATGATGGTACTATAAAGTATATGAAGTTGGCTTGCAAGTATATCGATGAAAAAAATATTCCTGAAGCTCATATGAATATTGTAAAAGCAGAGAATATTATTTATGAGCTGATGTCTACTCTCAATATGGAAGAGGGTGGTGAAATAGCTGAAAATTTATTAAAACTTTATGATTTTATGGTTTATCAACTGATTATGGCAAATAAAGATAAGGATAAAAGTAAGATTGAGTCAGTTATAAAGTTGATGATGGTTTTGAGAGAAGGGTGGAAACAGATTGTAGAAAAAGAAGAAAAAGCTGATACTAGTGAGGTTGTTAAGAAAAAAATAAATATATCGGGTTAACTATGACCATTAATTTTGATGGTAACATAATTAATTTTAAACAGAAGATTCAAGAGTTAGGGCGAAAAAGGGGTTCTCCGGTTAATGAAAAGAGGGCTGAATCTACGACTACAAAAACTCAGATTGTGGATATTGTTAAAATAAAGAATGAAAACTGGTTGGCAGCTAATATTGATGTGAAGAGTGAGGAAGAAGCAAAAAGGGTAGTGGAAGATTTGCAGAATCTATTTGAAAAAGACAGTAAAAAAGCTTTACTTGCCCATGATAATGCAAATGCTGACAAGGTATTAAAGTTTTACCCTTTTGAATAAAAATTATTTAATACCCTATTTTTCCTTGATAATTACAAAAAAATCTATACAGTATTTTTATGCCAAAAAATAGCTTTTTAATAGTTGCAGAAAATCTTTTAAAATTTTTAGATGAACTTTTAGTTATGGAAATGAACGAAGATTTTTATTTAAAGATAGAGATGTATCAAAACTTTTTAAATCAGCTTTTACAAATTGTAAATAAGTTTGATAGTATGGATGAAGAATCTAAATCTATTCTAATGGAAATTAATGATAAAAATAACGCTTTATTGGAAAGATTGAAAAAAGCTCAAGCAGAAATAAAATCTGGGATTCAGAAAACTAATAAAAAAGAGAAATTAAAGAAATATTATAGTTAAAGGGTTGATAATGAAAAATGGTAATAATTTGAAAAGTAAACAGTATCTAATAGATGAAATAAAAGCTGGTGATACTTGGCGAATATTTAAGATATTATCAGAATTTGTGGAGGGGTTTGAGCATTTGTCAGGTGTTGAGCCTGCAGTAAGTATATTTGGCTCTGCAAGAGTAAAAGAGGGGCATAGAGATTATCGTAAAGCCAGGGAGCTTGGCAACTTGTTGGCAGATGAAGGTATTACAGTTATTACTGGTGGTGGACCAGGGATTATGGAAGCTGCAAATAGAGGTGCGGCTGAGGCTGGTGGAAGGTCAATCGGGATAAATATTGAACTCCCTTTTGAGCAGAAGCCAAACCCCTATGCAAATAAAGTAATTACTTTCAACTATTTCTTTGTTAGAAAGGTTATGTTGGTAAAATATGCGAGTGCTTTTGTTATTTTTCCTGGTGGCTTTGGCACTATGGATGAGTTTTTTGAAGCTTTGACGCTGATTCAAACAAGAAAAATATTACCTTTCCCTTTAATCCTGGTGGATAGCGAATATTGGGGCGGTTTAATAAGCTGGATTAAAAATACCATGTTGACCGAGGGGTTCATATCACCTGAGGATTTAAATTTAATTCAGATTAAAGATGATGTTAGAGATATTGTTGGTGTTATAAAATCGTTTTTGTCTATGTATTGATAAATAATTAAAAATTTTAATTTGATTTTTTATGGTTAATTGGGATTGTAATTTTAAATTTTGTGTATTTGCCTGGTTCTGAATCAACTTCAATTTTACCGTTTAATTCATCCACAAAAATTTTAACCGCATATAACCCTATCCCTGTTCCTTTCTCTTTTTTTGTGGTGAAAAATGGTTCGAAAATTTTGTCTTTAATCTCTTTTGGGATACCTTGTCCATTGTCTATTACTTCGATAATCAAGTTGTTGTTCTCAACAGATTTTTTCAAAACAACTTTTCCATCATTGCCCATTACAGCATCTTTGGCATTTAAAAGAAGATTTAATAATGTTTGGGTTAGTTTGTTATCATTTATTTCTAGAGTTACACCTTCTCCTTCTAAAATCATTTCAAATTTTATTTCACTACCAAGTAATTGTCTAAAAAACTCTTCTTTAGATCTTAAAAAATTATCTATAAAAACGACTTTTGTTTCATTCCCAATATTTGAAAGGTTTAATAAAGATTTTAGATAATTAGAAGATTCTTCAGTGATATTTAGGATTTTATCAAGAATATTTTTGTTTTTTTCATTTAATGAACTATCTAACTTAAGTAATGTAGTATAATTTACAATTACACTCAAAATATTATTTATATCGTGAACAACACTTGTTACAATGTTTGAAATGATTTCATCCCTTTGTATTTCTTGTATGATTTTTTGTTGTTTGATTTTTTCTGTATTGTCAATCAAGATTATCAGATAATATACTTTTTCTGCAGTTATTATTTTTTTAATATATAAATCGAAAATATAACCTTCTGCAACATCTCTTATATCATAAAATATAAACTCTTCTTCATTCATTTTTTTAAATTTGTTCAAATAATCAAGAATATTTTCATTTAAATTGCTTAAATAAATATTGGAATCGTTGATTTTAAAAATAATTTTTGATTTTTTGTTTATAAAAACCAGCTCGTTATCTATTAAGATTATTCCATTTGGTGAATTTTCGATTATTGCATAAAAGAGGTTTTCGTATAAAATTCTTGAGTTGATTGTATCAAGTAATTCTGTCAAATCTTGTCCAAAAAATACACATTGCGAATTACTACTATTTAACGGATAAATATCAAGTAGTAAGGTTTTTGTTTTATTGCTTTTAATAGTTGTTATAAAATTTTCAATTTTTGTTTTTTCGATCATACATTTTTCTCTAATTTTTTCATATTCATCAAAAATTTCTTTTAAGTGTTTTGGTTTTTCAATCCCTGTAATTAACTCGGCCCCTTTATTCCAGAAAATAATGTTTCCATTTTTATTTATTGTAAAAACTACAAATGAAGGGATGTTGATAACTGCGCTCAGAAAAGAGTTATAGTCTCTTAATCTTCTGTTCGACCTTAGTGATAAAAGAAATATTATTGTTAAAAATATTAATGAAACCGTAATAACTGTAAAAATAATTATGTAGGTTAAATAATCCTGGAGAGTAATCGGTTTGGTAATATAAAACCATTTGTTGACTAATTCGTTTAATTTGTTTGACTTTTTCAATTCCACTATATGTTGATTTAACATTTTTTGTAGTGCTGAATTTTTTTTAGGCAAAAGATATGCAATATCTGATTCTGCTAAAAAGAGTGGTCTCTTTTTGATTGATAATATCTTATATTTTCCTCTAAATTTTGTGTAAATGAGATTAAGAGAATTGTAATAGTCGTTTATAAGCCAATCTATATAGCCGTATTCCAATGCTTTGAAAGAATCAAGAGTACTATCAAAGATGTTTACATTTAGATCATTATATTTATCCATTTGTTCTACAATGTATTTATGGCCTGTTGCTTTTCTTTTTACACCTACTCTAAGTTTAAATAAGTCTTCAAATGAATAATTTTTATTGTAAGGAATAACAGCTACTAAACCTGAATGTAAATATGGGATAGTAAACAGCCCAAATTTTTTTCTCTCTTCTGTAACATAAATTGAACCCACTGCAATATCACATTTTTCATGCTTTACTGCGTCTAATAATCCAGGAAAAGTAGTTTGGATAAAATCGCAATCTAATTTATATTTAGTGCAAAATGAGCTGATAATATCATAATCAAAACCTCTTAACTCACCATACATATCTCTATAAATAAAAGGCTCATATTCCGCATAATATATTTTAATTTCATTACTGTGAGCCATTATTGTTGAAAGGAAAAATACAAATATAAAAACAAATTTCTTCATATCATCATTATAACATACAATTGGAAAAATAAAAACAAATTTCAATAAAAATTATCTTGTTATAACTTATTGTAGTTAAAAGCTAATTTCATTGTGAGATTTTTGTCTTAATTATTCAAAATTATTTTAAAGTTTTTTAAGTAAATTCCCTTGACACCTATGGCATGTATCATGTATTATTTGTTATGAAATGGAATAAAATGGAATAAAATGTTATGAAAATCACGAGTAGTTTTAAAGGGAAATCAGTTCATACTATAAATGAGTCTGGTAGAATCAGTATCCCTGCGAAATTTAGAGATGTATTGAAAACAAAGTATAATGAAGATTCACTTGTTTTAGTTAATCTTGGGAAATATTTAGCAGCCTATCCAGTAAAAGAGTGGGAAAAAGTTGAATCCAAATTTGAAGAAAATCCTCCAAAAAACAAACAGGCTGCAAAATTGATGAGAAAACTATTTTCCACAGCAGAAGATTGTAGTTTAGATAGATTGGGTAGGATACTTATTCCTCCCCATTTAAGAAATGGTGTTGGTCTAAATGGCGAATGCGTGATTGTCGGTATGATGAATAAAATTGAAATATGGCCTAAAGATGTTTGGGAGTCTGAAGTTGAAGATACGGATATGAGTACTCTCATGGAAGAGATTAACGATATCTACCCAGAAATAACTTTGTAAAATGCATAAGCCAGTTTTGTATAACGAGCTGATATCTTTTTTTAAGGGATTAAAAAATGGAGTGATAGTGGATTGTACTGGTGGTGGAGGAGGACATGCAGAAGGTATTTTAAAAGAGATTAAACCTGAGAGGTTGATTATTTTGGATAGAGATGAGGATGCTATCAAAAGATTAAATGAGAAATTTAAAGGTATGGAGAATGTTGAGATTTATAAAAGTAATTTTTCTGAGATAGATAGTGTTTTGCAAAGTTTAAAAATAGAGAAAGTAAATGGCTTGTATGCAGATTTTGGAGTTTCAAACTTTCATCTTTTGGACTCGAAAAGAGGGTTTTCTTTTAGAAGGAATGGTCCCTTGGACATGAGGATGGATAAAAGTTTATATCTTACAGCAGAAAAAGTTGTAAATGAATATTCTGCTGAGACTTTAAAGAATATTTTTAGAAAATTTGGGGAAGAGCGGTTTGCATCAAAGATTGCAGATGCTATTGTCAAAACAAGGAAAAGTAAAAGGATTACAACAACACTTGAACTTGCAGAAATAGTTAAAAACGCTATTCCAGAGAGATTTCATAAACCGGGTGTTCATCCTGCAACAAAAGTTTTTATGGCGTTGAGAATATTTATAAATAATGA is a window encoding:
- the fliD gene encoding flagellar filament capping protein FliD — translated: MDALRIGGIMSGLDTNSIVDTLVKQARIPIDNLQAKYDLKTLEKNVYQDISTDLVNLKTDLLSLKLQATFKNMTASSSNTSILSATATSEASVGTHTIKINSIAQNSYWFSNFTHAKLVESGAGITSISGKPSEQIEGLHNIDIYQNGSVYVAHDKIELLNQPYVTKYNGSSIADADAEGNLTVNKSGTISFDYNGNSVNVSVSANSGDSLNSVAKSIQDQLNSQINNLENTSGIQYVSVKANYDGSNWSLAVYKLKADDKSFSISSDGAGLGLSSVTKTTAKYIDNYMAANDLGSLLTKINDTNGALIDGVTLSADSGLAVGSLKIVQDATLNTNYATKTKVLGNTVSSGSGLDTSVVGLQNAGFLNTVDSSINGTFTINGVQITIDDYTSISVNDLLAKINSSGAGVTAYYDSSNDRIVLESNEEGSSNISLGDISDTSNALTVLRLSVAEGATISQGSTNGNIDPTEKLNSAGLNDTVTSGIVTVNGVSIYVDALNDSLNDVIYKINNSGAGVTLSYDSTSDKVFVKSRDVDKITFGSVNDTSNLLEVLNLTDDTNVEKSMGYEGEYASVNVDGIDYIRKSNKIDDIIPGVTLNLLNASTETVTLNVSVDTEKAVDAVATFISHYNALVEKLNPPELDDEDKKYLDALTDDEKSKMSEEEVKQYEENWKKFNTYEIIRKSSELRSLKQNLRSNLLSNIIGLNGKYDSLVDIGIDIAGDGNIEIEKKGYLLVDSSDFDTIKKKLQENTQFLDALKNNPDDVYKLFAANDDNVQGWARRYESIINQYVSTNGVIDLKIKPFGSIDRELYTLAKQIDTKERYVESYLNRLWQKFSNMEQIIANLQEQGTYITQLLAKQGS
- the fliS gene encoding flagellar export chaperone FliS; its protein translation is MKNPIKTYLKNEIEGATKGKLVLLLYDGTIKYMKLACKYIDEKNIPEAHMNIVKAENIIYELMSTLNMEEGGEIAENLLKLYDFMVYQLIMANKDKDKSKIESVIKLMMVLREGWKQIVEKEEKADTSEVVKKKINISG
- a CDS encoding TIGR00730 family Rossman fold protein — encoded protein: MKNGNNLKSKQYLIDEIKAGDTWRIFKILSEFVEGFEHLSGVEPAVSIFGSARVKEGHRDYRKARELGNLLADEGITVITGGGPGIMEAANRGAAEAGGRSIGINIELPFEQKPNPYANKVITFNYFFVRKVMLVKYASAFVIFPGGFGTMDEFFEALTLIQTRKILPFPLILVDSEYWGGLISWIKNTMLTEGFISPEDLNLIQIKDDVRDIVGVIKSFLSMY
- a CDS encoding transporter substrate-binding domain-containing protein; the encoded protein is MKKFVFIFVFFLSTIMAHSNEIKIYYAEYEPFIYRDMYGELRGFDYDIISSFCTKYKLDCDFIQTTFPGLLDAVKHEKCDIAVGSIYVTEERKKFGLFTIPYLHSGLVAVIPYNKNYSFEDLFKLRVGVKRKATGHKYIVEQMDKYNDLNVNIFDSTLDSFKALEYGYIDWLINDYYNSLNLIYTKFRGKYKILSIKKRPLFLAESDIAYLLPKKNSALQKMLNQHIVELKKSNKLNELVNKWFYITKPITLQDYLTYIIIFTVITVSLIFLTIIFLLSLRSNRRLRDYNSFLSAVINIPSFVVFTINKNGNIIFWNKGAELITGIEKPKHLKEIFDEYEKIREKCMIEKTKIENFITTIKSNKTKTLLLDIYPLNSSNSQCVFFGQDLTELLDTINSRILYENLFYAIIENSPNGIILIDNELVFINKKSKIIFKINDSNIYLSNLNENILDYLNKFKKMNEEEFIFYDIRDVAEGYIFDLYIKKIITAEKVYYLIILIDNTEKIKQQKIIQEIQRDEIISNIVTSVVHDINNILSVIVNYTTLLKLDSSLNEKNKNILDKILNITEESSNYLKSLLNLSNIGNETKVVFIDNFLRSKEEFFRQLLGSEIKFEMILEGEGVTLEINDNKLTQTLLNLLLNAKDAVMGNDGKVVLKKSVENNNLIIEVIDNGQGIPKEIKDKIFEPFFTTKKEKGTGIGLYAVKIFVDELNGKIEVDSEPGKYTKFKITIPINHKKSN
- the mraZ gene encoding division/cell wall cluster transcriptional repressor MraZ, encoding MKITSSFKGKSVHTINESGRISIPAKFRDVLKTKYNEDSLVLVNLGKYLAAYPVKEWEKVESKFEENPPKNKQAAKLMRKLFSTAEDCSLDRLGRILIPPHLRNGVGLNGECVIVGMMNKIEIWPKDVWESEVEDTDMSTLMEEINDIYPEITL
- the rsmH gene encoding 16S rRNA (cytosine(1402)-N(4))-methyltransferase RsmH, with translation MHKPVLYNELISFFKGLKNGVIVDCTGGGGGHAEGILKEIKPERLIILDRDEDAIKRLNEKFKGMENVEIYKSNFSEIDSVLQSLKIEKVNGLYADFGVSNFHLLDSKRGFSFRRNGPLDMRMDKSLYLTAEKVVNEYSAETLKNIFRKFGEERFASKIADAIVKTRKSKRITTTLELAEIVKNAIPERFHKPGVHPATKVFMALRIFINNELESIESLLKKLPTIVDKGGIVAFISFHSLEDRLVKEYLQYYEKSCICPPDYPVCNCDKEKQFKILTKKPITPTEKEITENPLSRSAKMRVGVRV